In Deinococcus puniceus, one genomic interval encodes:
- the hisF gene encoding imidazole glycerol phosphate synthase subunit HisF — protein MLTKRIIPCLDVQNGRVVKNVRFFENHRDAGDPLLLAQAYEAQQADELVFYDITATHEGRSLMLDVAAQVAEQVMMPLTVGGGVNHLSDFRQLLMAGADKISVNSGAVKRPELIREASDHHGAQCVMLSIDAKRRADGQGWTVHVGGGRVDTGLDLIEWAVRGQTLGAGELCLNIIDADGTRAGFALDATRAVSRAVDLPVIASGGAGQLTDFRDVLRGGDAGGNADAALAASVFHFGDLTVPQVKAYLQAEGIAVRPDWRDTESGDVRGYTA, from the coding sequence GTGTTAACCAAGCGCATCATTCCCTGCCTCGACGTCCAAAACGGGCGTGTGGTCAAGAACGTCCGGTTCTTCGAGAACCACCGCGACGCCGGAGATCCCCTGCTGCTGGCGCAGGCCTACGAGGCGCAGCAGGCCGATGAACTGGTGTTTTACGACATCACCGCCACCCATGAGGGCCGCAGCCTGATGCTGGACGTGGCCGCGCAGGTGGCCGAACAGGTGATGATGCCGCTGACGGTAGGCGGCGGCGTGAACCACCTCTCGGATTTCCGGCAACTGCTGATGGCGGGCGCAGACAAAATCAGCGTGAACAGCGGGGCCGTGAAGCGCCCAGAGCTGATCCGCGAGGCCAGCGACCATCACGGGGCGCAGTGCGTGATGCTGAGCATAGACGCCAAACGCCGCGCCGATGGGCAAGGCTGGACGGTGCATGTGGGCGGCGGGCGCGTGGATACCGGGCTTGACCTGATCGAATGGGCGGTGCGTGGGCAAACGCTGGGCGCGGGCGAACTGTGCCTGAACATCATAGACGCCGACGGCACGCGGGCCGGATTTGCGCTGGATGCTACCCGCGCTGTGTCCCGCGCTGTAGATCTGCCTGTGATCGCGTCGGGCGGGGCAGGCCAACTGACCGACTTCCGCGACGTGCTGCGCGGCGGCGACGCGGGTGGAAACGCCGATGCTGCACTGGCCGCCAGCGTGTTTCATTTTGGAGACCTGACGGTGCCGCAGGTGAAAGCCTACCTACAGGCCGAGGGAATCGCGGTGCGCCCCGATTGGCGCGATACGGAGTCTGGCGATGTGCGAGGCTACACGGCATGA
- a CDS encoding response regulator, whose translation MKQRRILLVDDNPNDVELALTVLRDSGELQQVFHNVTVAGSGAEAIAVLNASGPSNPLPDVILLDLKMPQMDGLAVLDAIRACASTRDIPVVMLTTSGEPRDISDSYAHGASAYVIKPLDFSQFREAMTTITAFWTQLNRRPNLG comes from the coding sequence GTGAAGCAACGCCGAATCTTGCTGGTAGACGACAACCCCAACGATGTGGAGTTGGCGCTGACGGTGCTGCGTGACAGCGGCGAGCTTCAGCAGGTCTTTCACAACGTCACCGTGGCGGGTAGCGGCGCGGAGGCCATCGCGGTGCTGAACGCCAGCGGGCCGTCCAATCCCCTGCCCGACGTGATCTTGCTTGATCTGAAGATGCCGCAGATGGACGGGCTGGCCGTGCTGGACGCCATTCGTGCCTGCGCCAGTACCCGCGATATTCCGGTCGTCATGCTGACCACCAGCGGCGAACCGCGCGACATCAGCGATTCTTACGCACACGGGGCCAGCGCCTACGTCATCAAACCGCTGGATTTCAGTCAGTTCCGGGAGGCCATGACCACCATCACGGCCTTCTGGACGCAACTGAACCGCCGCCCGAATCTGGGATAG
- a CDS encoding organic hydroperoxide resistance protein gives MSNLYTAEAVATGGRSGTTTSSDGRMTLNLSVPAELGGDGGPGTNPEQLFALGYAACFQGALGVVARRQKIELTDDSTITARVGLEKKGLGFGLDIELVGHFPGLTTEQAEGLMHAAHAVCPYSTATQGNVDVRLSVV, from the coding sequence ATGAGCAACCTGTATACGGCAGAGGCCGTCGCCACCGGCGGACGCAGCGGCACCACCACCAGCAGCGATGGACGCATGACCCTGAACCTCAGCGTGCCCGCAGAACTCGGCGGCGACGGCGGCCCCGGCACCAACCCGGAGCAACTGTTCGCGCTGGGCTACGCGGCCTGCTTTCAAGGCGCACTGGGCGTGGTGGCCCGCCGCCAGAAAATCGAACTCACCGACGACAGCACCATTACCGCCCGTGTAGGACTAGAGAAAAAGGGCCTCGGCTTCGGGCTGGACATAGAACTCGTGGGCCACTTTCCCGGCCTGACCACCGAGCAAGCAGAGGGTCTGATGCACGCCGCACACGCCGTTTGCCCCTACAGCACCGCCACGCAGGGCAACGTAGACGTGCGCCTGAGCGTGGTGTAA
- a CDS encoding DNA-formamidopyrimidine glycosylase, which translates to MPELPEVETTRRKIEPLLRGRVIERIEHDAPHKYRDTHLAVGRRITGLSRRGKYLMLQLAAAEADGLPDLPDDLPHDLELIVHLGMTGGFRLEAGKHTRVTLTTDGGTLHFDDARRFGKMAVVRPGQYATMPTLAGMGPEPLTGDFGLDDFVVRAASCGAVKPWLLSQKPVSGVGNIYADESLWTAQIHPAQTRLNAAEATRLYHAIREVMGAAVEAGGSTLSDGTYAQHDGEAGAYQHRHHVYDRAGKPCDRCGTTIEKIVLAQRGTHFCPQCQKVRAI; encoded by the coding sequence ATGCCCGAACTGCCGGAAGTGGAAACGACGCGCCGAAAAATAGAGCCGCTGCTGCGGGGCCGCGTGATAGAGCGCATAGAACACGACGCGCCGCACAAGTACCGAGATACCCATCTGGCGGTAGGCCGCCGAATTACCGGACTCTCTCGGCGCGGCAAATACTTGATGCTGCAACTGGCCGCCGCCGAAGCAGACGGCCTGCCTGATCTGCCTGACGACTTGCCCCACGACCTCGAACTGATCGTGCATCTGGGCATGACCGGCGGTTTCCGGCTGGAGGCGGGCAAGCACACCCGCGTGACCCTGACCACCGACGGCGGCACGTTGCACTTTGACGATGCGCGGCGCTTCGGCAAGATGGCGGTGGTGCGCCCCGGCCAGTACGCCACGATGCCCACGCTGGCCGGAATGGGGCCGGAACCCCTGACGGGCGACTTTGGGCTGGATGATTTCGTGGTGCGGGCGGCCAGTTGCGGAGCCGTAAAACCTTGGTTGCTGTCTCAAAAACCAGTGAGCGGCGTGGGCAACATCTACGCCGACGAGAGCCTCTGGACGGCCCAGATTCACCCAGCCCAGACCCGCCTGAATGCGGCGGAGGCCACGCGCCTGTACCACGCCATCCGCGAGGTCATGGGCGCGGCGGTGGAAGCGGGCGGCAGCACCCTCAGCGACGGCACCTACGCCCAGCACGACGGCGAGGCGGGGGCCTACCAGCACCGCCACCATGTGTATGACCGGGCCGGAAAACCCTGTGACCGCTGCGGCACTACCATCGAAAAAATCGTGCTAGCCCAGCGTGGCACGCATTTTTGCCCCCAGTGTCAGAAGGTCAGGGCTATATGA
- a CDS encoding pyroglutamyl-peptidase I, translated as MTFRAGRTLLLTGFEPFHTHPSNPSAAAAEALNGVILPGGLRIHSALLPVEPHAARARLLPLLSELRPDAVLLTGLAAGRPQVTLERVALNVMDFQIPDNAGKTYRDQAAETAGPPALLGTLPMRAILAAWREAGIPGDISNTAGLYVCNFVMYHALYILQTQGRAHVPAGFLHLPANAEVALAVAPDRPPLPYLPQDELTRAVRVAAGVLG; from the coding sequence GTGACTTTCCGCGCTGGCCGTACTCTGTTGCTGACGGGCTTCGAGCCTTTCCATACCCACCCCAGCAATCCCAGCGCCGCCGCTGCCGAGGCCCTGAACGGAGTGATCCTGCCCGGTGGGCTGCGAATCCACTCGGCCCTGCTGCCCGTCGAACCCCACGCCGCCCGCGCCCGTTTGCTGCCGCTGCTGAGCGAACTGCGCCCCGACGCGGTGCTGCTGACCGGACTCGCGGCAGGCAGGCCACAGGTGACGCTGGAACGTGTGGCCCTGAACGTCATGGATTTTCAGATTCCAGACAACGCCGGGAAAACCTACCGCGATCAGGCTGCCGAAACTGCTGGCCCCCCGGCCCTGCTGGGCACCCTGCCGATGCGGGCCATTCTGGCGGCGTGGCGGGAGGCAGGCATTCCGGGCGACATCAGCAATACGGCGGGCCTGTACGTCTGCAATTTTGTGATGTACCACGCACTGTATATCCTGCAAACGCAGGGCCGCGCCCACGTGCCCGCCGGATTCCTGCACTTGCCCGCCAATGCTGAGGTCGCCTTAGCGGTGGCCCCAGACCGCCCGCCGTTGCCCTATTTGCCGCAAGACGAACTGACGCGGGCGGTGCGTGTGGCGGCGGGGGTGCTGGGGTAA
- the pdxH gene encoding pyridoxamine 5'-phosphate oxidase, with translation MSDTDLTALRLSYTRAELRRTDLNADPLAQFQGWLDEAIADGLRESYALSLATADSAGRPSVRTVLLRGADARGLTFYTNYDSHKGRDLAGNPQAELLFHWADHERQVRAFGPVERVSDEESTAYFHARPRESQLAAHASDPQSAPIADRAELEQKLADLEAHFPEHLPVPKPDFWGGFRVRVQEWEFWQGRPNRMHDRFRYARQEGGWSIERLMP, from the coding sequence ATGAGCGATACAGACCTGACCGCCCTGCGCCTGAGCTACACCCGCGCCGAACTGCGCCGCACCGACCTGAATGCCGACCCGTTGGCCCAGTTTCAGGGCTGGCTGGATGAAGCGATTGCCGACGGCCTGCGCGAATCGTATGCCCTCAGCCTCGCCACCGCCGATAGCGCGGGCCGTCCCTCGGTGCGAACCGTGCTGTTGCGCGGAGCCGATGCACGCGGCCTCACCTTCTATACCAATTACGACTCCCACAAGGGGCGCGACTTGGCGGGCAATCCGCAGGCGGAACTGCTGTTTCACTGGGCTGATCACGAGCGGCAGGTGCGGGCATTTGGGCCAGTAGAGCGCGTGAGTGACGAAGAAAGTACCGCCTACTTTCATGCCCGCCCGCGCGAAAGCCAGTTGGCCGCCCACGCCAGCGACCCGCAGAGTGCGCCCATAGCTGATCGTGCGGAGCTGGAGCAAAAGCTGGCCGATCTGGAGGCCCATTTTCCCGAGCATCTGCCCGTGCCCAAGCCCGACTTCTGGGGCGGTTTCCGGGTGAGGGTGCAGGAATGGGAATTCTGGCAGGGCCGCCCCAACCGCATGCACGACCGCTTTCGGTATGCCCGGCAGGAGGGCGGCTGGAGCATAGAACGGCTGATGCCCTGA
- a CDS encoding 5-formyltetrahydrofolate cyclo-ligase: MPPSSDQSSSDRPSSAAPKTEWRAWARGVRADLPNRSEALTTQLAAFLQAQGARRVLAYRALPGEPDVSALVGQFELFTTRARWKPEPHLTLHAWDTATELSRFGVLQPPASAPRVPLDSIDAVLLPALAFDEQGVRLGYGGGFYDRLLPGFAGLTVGVVWSDLIVPTLPSEPHDVRAGWLATEAGVWAVGLEGEPPRCWRNAPP, encoded by the coding sequence ATGCCGCCCAGCTCAGATCAAAGCAGTTCGGATAGACCCAGCTCAGCCGCCCCGAAAACAGAATGGCGGGCTTGGGCGCGTGGAGTCCGGGCCGACTTGCCGAACAGATCAGAGGCTCTGACCACCCAATTGGCCGCTTTTTTGCAGGCACAGGGAGCGCGGCGGGTGCTGGCCTACCGCGCCTTGCCGGGAGAGCCGGACGTGTCGGCGTTGGTGGGCCAGTTTGAACTGTTCACCACCCGCGCCCGCTGGAAGCCGGAGCCACATTTGACGCTGCACGCTTGGGATACGGCTACCGAACTCAGCCGCTTTGGGGTGCTTCAGCCGCCCGCGAGTGCGCCGCGTGTGCCGCTGGACAGCATAGATGCCGTGTTGCTGCCCGCCCTCGCCTTCGATGAACAGGGCGTGCGCCTCGGCTATGGCGGCGGCTTTTATGACCGCCTGCTGCCCGGATTTGCTGGCCTGACCGTAGGGGTGGTGTGGTCAGACCTGATCGTGCCGACGCTGCCCAGTGAACCCCATGATGTGCGGGCGGGGTGGCTGGCGACTGAGGCGGGGGTGTGGGCAGTTGGGCTGGAAGGTGAACCCCCCCGTTGCTGGCGCAACGCCCCCCCTTAG
- the gcvH gene encoding glycine cleavage system protein GcvH, with protein MQTPNELKYAPSHEWLSEDGTVGISDFAQDQLGDVVYVELPEVGRIVTAGETVAVVESVKTASDIYAPATGTITAVNDALSGGPELVNSSPYEDGWLFKIDVTEESAELLSAEDYAAANN; from the coding sequence ATGCAAACCCCCAACGAACTGAAATACGCGCCGTCGCACGAGTGGCTGTCTGAAGACGGCACGGTGGGCATCTCCGACTTTGCTCAGGATCAGTTGGGCGACGTGGTGTACGTGGAACTGCCCGAAGTGGGCCGCATCGTGACCGCAGGCGAAACGGTGGCCGTGGTGGAGAGCGTGAAAACGGCGTCGGACATCTACGCGCCCGCCACCGGCACCATCACTGCCGTGAACGACGCCCTCAGCGGCGGCCCCGAACTCGTCAACAGCAGCCCTTACGAAGACGGCTGGCTGTTCAAGATCGACGTGACCGAGGAAAGCGCCGAGTTGTTGAGCGCCGAGGACTACGCCGCCGCGAACAACTGA
- the hisIE gene encoding bifunctional phosphoribosyl-AMP cyclohydrolase/phosphoribosyl-ATP diphosphatase HisIE: protein MSVPALENLNFGPDGLIPVVTQDARTGAVLMQAYADRAAVERTLATREATYFSRSRGEQWIKGATSGHTQRIVDVRLDCDGDSLLYRVEQTGAACHTGEYSCFYRSMLGEQPEEAATENGLDGTLERVYATITKRLATLPETSYVARLHAGGLDRVLKKISEESGEVLLAAKNGDRAELATEVADLFFHTLFAMAEVGVGPADVAAVLQAREGKTGLKGPKEIG, encoded by the coding sequence ATGAGCGTTCCTGCCCTTGAAAACCTCAACTTTGGCCCCGATGGACTGATTCCGGTGGTCACGCAAGACGCCCGCACTGGCGCGGTGCTGATGCAGGCCTACGCAGACCGTGCCGCCGTGGAGCGCACCCTCGCCACCCGTGAAGCCACCTATTTCAGCCGCTCGCGGGGAGAGCAGTGGATTAAAGGGGCCACCAGCGGCCACACCCAGCGCATCGTGGATGTGCGGCTGGACTGCGACGGAGACAGCCTCTTGTACCGCGTAGAACAGACCGGGGCAGCCTGCCATACCGGGGAATACAGCTGCTTTTACCGCTCCATGTTGGGGGAACAGCCGGAAGAGGCCGCCACAGAGAATGGGCTGGACGGCACGCTGGAGCGCGTGTATGCCACCATTACCAAACGCCTTGCCACGCTGCCGGAAACCAGTTATGTGGCCCGCCTCCACGCTGGGGGCCTTGACCGCGTGCTGAAGAAGATCAGTGAGGAAAGCGGAGAAGTGCTGCTGGCCGCCAAGAATGGAGACCGCGCCGAACTTGCCACCGAAGTCGCGGATTTGTTTTTTCATACGCTGTTTGCGATGGCCGAAGTGGGCGTGGGGCCTGCGGATGTGGCCGCCGTACTGCAAGCCCGCGAGGGCAAAACGGGCCTGAAGGGGCCAAAAGAGATCGGGTAA
- a CDS encoding coiled-coil domain-containing protein, with translation MTKNSSTEFARIAEQYRAQTSLLTRTQEAERQKDLVRVERATQLTTGGIVGTLADLQIEFNATLQSLIAKLDGEYERLEEVRRAKVVQGEYLNELSQIRVVADALYLQRVEHLEGMAALARDAQQAADALAREQAEQGKAWEEQRQAFERSTAAREAERAAAQLQETADYSYEQTRERQIEQDDLKREIRDFERDHAEDRRVREKDWAEREAVLLAQGAKLEEQKAKLAAFPAELAELVSKTRAEAIEEVSREAKVKAELMDRDWEGQKRVYEYRIAALDDTLSRQAGQIQSLTEQLQEVMKQAQDLALRAVTSYSQKA, from the coding sequence ATGACAAAAAATTCTTCCACAGAGTTTGCCCGTATCGCCGAGCAGTACCGCGCCCAAACCAGCCTGCTGACCCGCACGCAGGAAGCCGAACGCCAGAAGGATCTGGTGCGTGTCGAGCGGGCCACGCAGCTCACTACGGGCGGCATCGTGGGCACGCTGGCCGACTTGCAGATCGAATTTAACGCCACGCTGCAAAGTCTGATTGCCAAGCTGGACGGCGAATACGAGCGGTTGGAAGAAGTGCGCCGCGCCAAAGTGGTGCAGGGCGAGTACCTGAACGAATTGTCTCAGATTCGGGTGGTGGCCGACGCTCTGTATTTGCAGCGCGTGGAGCATTTGGAGGGCATGGCAGCGCTGGCCCGCGACGCGCAACAGGCCGCCGACGCCCTCGCCCGTGAGCAGGCCGAGCAAGGCAAGGCGTGGGAAGAACAGCGCCAAGCCTTTGAACGCAGCACCGCCGCCCGCGAAGCAGAGCGGGCCGCCGCGCAGCTTCAGGAAACCGCCGACTACAGCTATGAGCAGACCCGCGAACGCCAAATTGAGCAAGACGACTTGAAGCGCGAAATTCGTGACTTTGAGCGTGACCACGCCGAAGACCGCCGCGTGCGCGAAAAAGACTGGGCCGAACGGGAAGCCGTGTTGCTGGCACAGGGCGCGAAACTGGAAGAGCAGAAAGCGAAATTGGCGGCTTTTCCCGCAGAATTGGCCGAACTGGTGAGCAAAACCCGCGCTGAGGCCATCGAGGAAGTGAGCCGGGAAGCCAAGGTCAAGGCCGAACTGATGGACAGAGATTGGGAAGGCCAGAAGCGGGTCTACGAGTACCGAATTGCGGCGCTGGACGACACCCTCAGCCGTCAGGCGGGCCAGATTCAGTCGCTGACCGAGCAACTGCAAGAAGTGATGAAGCAGGCCCAAGACCTCGCGCTGCGTGCCGTGACTTCTTACTCGCAAAAAGCCTGA
- a CDS encoding coiled-coil domain-containing protein encodes MTLKKLSDKNTKTELLSGYEELLATITKLQADQKAIQTENQKLARQVAANQNSPAQAAAPAPSTVTEKPAAAATRNGNTLQALETVQQNLGATASQLSEWLTQEAEALAAIQERVTAELADLKNLYDLQPKDGLLGELIASHDEQGRQFLADTEAERATLNLSRRTAQEAWTLEQQAQRKALRDSAEAFEREFERKSEADQYALELARQLDGEQYASEMNQQRQVLQDRRETAAKAFAESEKTLAERERDAADTGAKFALLDQEKESALKKAKDEGRGIATYTAKTRADIQAKDMEGQRQAFELRIESLNTNIADQQTRIQSLTQQLEAASRQVQDLAVKAIEGASGASSSSVLREIALEQAKQTKKY; translated from the coding sequence ATGACCCTGAAAAAACTGAGTGACAAGAACACCAAAACCGAACTGCTGAGCGGCTACGAAGAATTGCTGGCGACCATCACCAAGCTGCAAGCCGACCAGAAGGCGATTCAGACCGAGAACCAGAAGTTGGCGCGGCAGGTGGCGGCCAACCAGAACAGCCCGGCTCAAGCTGCTGCCCCTGCGCCCAGTACGGTGACCGAGAAACCCGCTGCTGCTGCCACGCGCAACGGCAACACTTTGCAGGCGCTGGAAACCGTGCAGCAAAACTTGGGGGCCACCGCCAGCCAGCTTTCGGAGTGGCTGACGCAGGAGGCCGAAGCTTTGGCCGCCATTCAGGAGCGCGTGACGGCGGAACTGGCCGACCTGAAAAACCTGTACGACCTTCAGCCTAAAGACGGCTTACTGGGCGAATTGATTGCCAGCCACGACGAACAGGGCCGCCAGTTCTTGGCAGACACGGAAGCCGAACGCGCCACGCTGAACCTCAGCCGCCGCACCGCGCAGGAAGCGTGGACGCTGGAACAGCAGGCCCAGCGCAAGGCCCTGAGAGACAGCGCCGAAGCCTTCGAGCGCGAGTTTGAGCGCAAGTCGGAAGCAGACCAGTACGCGCTGGAATTGGCCCGCCAACTGGACGGCGAACAGTACGCCAGCGAAATGAACCAGCAGCGTCAGGTATTGCAAGACCGCCGCGAAACTGCCGCCAAAGCCTTTGCCGAAAGCGAAAAAACTTTGGCCGAGCGCGAACGCGACGCCGCCGACACCGGGGCCAAATTTGCTCTGCTGGATCAGGAAAAGGAATCGGCCCTGAAAAAAGCCAAGGATGAAGGCCGGGGAATTGCTACCTACACAGCCAAAACCCGCGCCGACATTCAGGCCAAAGACATGGAAGGCCAGCGTCAGGCCTTCGAGTTGCGAATCGAGTCGCTGAACACCAACATCGCCGATCAGCAGACCCGCATTCAGAGCCTCACGCAACAACTGGAAGCCGCCAGCCGTCAGGTGCAAGACCTCGCCGTGAAGGCCATCGAAGGTGCGTCTGGAGCCAGTTCGTCCAGCGTGCTGCGCGAAATTGCGTTGGAACAGGCCAAGCAGACCAAAAAGTACTGA
- a CDS encoding SDR family oxidoreductase, whose amino-acid sequence MTLFRLEGKRALVTGGSRGIGLAAAHDLMRLGAQVTLAARGADALKTAANAIGARWVVADVSTPEGIQTALAAAGQVDILVSNAGGPPPALPSAVTEEAWLAGLNTTFLSTVRLAAAVLPGMRERRWGRIIAITSLTVGRPALNLPVSNAMRAAVTNHLKTLALEVAADGVTCNTVAPGYTATDRLRALHADPADAEKLTAKIPARRFGEPGEVGAAVAFLATREAAYITGQEILVDGGWSI is encoded by the coding sequence ATGACCTTGTTCAGATTGGAAGGTAAGCGGGCGCTGGTCACGGGCGGCAGCCGGGGCATCGGCCTCGCGGCGGCGCATGACCTGATGCGGCTGGGCGCACAAGTCACGTTGGCGGCGCGGGGCGCAGACGCCTTGAAAACGGCGGCCAACGCGATTGGCGCACGCTGGGTGGTGGCCGATGTGAGTACCCCGGAGGGCATTCAGACTGCTCTGGCCGCCGCCGGACAAGTCGATATTCTGGTCAGCAACGCGGGCGGGCCGCCCCCAGCCCTGCCGAGCGCCGTGACCGAAGAAGCGTGGCTGGCGGGCCTGAATACCACCTTTCTGAGTACGGTGCGTTTGGCGGCGGCAGTGCTGCCCGGTATGCGCGAGCGGCGCTGGGGCCGAATCATTGCCATCACCAGCCTGACGGTGGGGCGGCCTGCCCTCAATCTGCCCGTCAGCAACGCCATGCGGGCCGCCGTGACCAACCACCTGAAAACGCTGGCCTTAGAAGTGGCTGCCGACGGCGTGACCTGCAACACGGTGGCCCCCGGCTACACCGCCACAGACCGCCTCCGCGCCCTACACGCCGACCCCGCCGACGCCGAAAAACTGACCGCCAAAATCCCCGCCCGCCGCTTTGGTGAACCCGGCGAAGTGGGGGCCGCCGTCGCGTTCCTTGCCACCCGCGAAGCCGCTTACATCACGGGGCAAGAAATCTTGGTGGATGGGGGCTGGAGCATCTGA
- the gcvT gene encoding glycine cleavage system aminomethyltransferase GcvT has product MTLTPEPTLKRTPLHAAHLRAGARMVPFGGWEMPVQYSSVKAEHDAVRTRAGVFDVSHMGEFRVTGPDAATFLNRVTTNDVTKLKPGRAAYNWLPNDSGGLVDDIYVYRVAAEEFFLVVNASNIEKDWAHLQAHAGGFEVTLTDESDRWGLLAVQGPQAEAMLQPHSSVDLSAAKKNAYFAAKLFGFDVWLARTGYTGEDGFEVFTDASEAETIWDKLLAIGLTPAGLGARDTLRLEAGFPLYGHEFADHIHPLSSTYTWVVKNTAHLGAAHIQTAPKHKLIGLALDKVPVREGYPVHLGGAVVGHVTSGSSSPTLGHPIGMALVNAEAGNADAYEVEVRGKLHPARRMELPFYKRS; this is encoded by the coding sequence GTGACCCTGACCCCCGAACCGACGCTGAAGCGCACGCCGCTGCACGCTGCCCACCTGCGTGCTGGGGCCAGAATGGTGCCGTTTGGCGGCTGGGAGATGCCCGTGCAGTACAGCAGTGTGAAGGCCGAACACGACGCTGTGAGAACCAGGGCGGGCGTGTTCGACGTGTCTCACATGGGCGAGTTCCGCGTGACTGGGCCAGATGCGGCCACCTTCCTGAACCGCGTGACCACCAACGACGTGACCAAGCTGAAACCCGGACGCGCCGCCTACAACTGGTTGCCCAACGATTCGGGCGGCCTCGTAGACGATATTTACGTGTACCGCGTGGCCGCTGAAGAATTCTTTCTGGTGGTCAATGCGTCGAACATAGAGAAGGATTGGGCGCATTTGCAGGCGCACGCAGGGGGCTTTGAAGTCACCCTGACGGATGAATCAGACCGCTGGGGGCTGTTGGCGGTGCAGGGGCCGCAAGCCGAGGCGATGCTGCAACCGCACAGCAGCGTTGACCTGAGCGCCGCCAAAAAGAACGCCTACTTTGCGGCCAAACTGTTCGGCTTCGACGTGTGGCTGGCCCGCACCGGCTACACGGGCGAGGACGGCTTCGAGGTCTTCACCGACGCCAGTGAGGCCGAAACCATCTGGGACAAGCTGCTCGCCATCGGCCTGACGCCTGCGGGCCTCGGCGCACGCGACACCTTGCGGCTGGAGGCGGGCTTTCCCCTCTACGGCCATGAATTCGCAGACCATATTCACCCGCTCAGCAGCACCTATACGTGGGTGGTCAAAAACACGGCGCACCTCGGCGCAGCCCACATCCAGACCGCGCCCAAGCACAAGCTGATCGGGCTGGCGCTGGATAAGGTTCCGGTGCGCGAGGGCTACCCGGTGCACCTCGGCGGCGCGGTGGTGGGCCACGTCACCAGCGGCAGTTCTAGCCCCACGCTGGGCCACCCGATTGGGATGGCGCTGGTGAATGCCGAGGCAGGCAACGCCGACGCTTACGAAGTCGAAGTGCGCGGCAAACTGCACCCGGCGCGGCGCATGGAACTGCCGTTTTACAAACGTTCCTGA
- a CDS encoding DUF4394 domain-containing protein, giving the protein MTNTLTRFALLAAVSTVALASCNMTPVPEAPTGRVAYGLDATGNLATFGLSNAGASYSTRAVTGLSAGETLVDLDFWNVDNALYGLSSNGTLYKIDPATGALTKDYVGPTLGTPTAMDFNPVARRLRVFNSTDDNFRTTPLGSSAAAGTTADGKLVYGPTDVKTGSNPALTAAAYTNTFASAPVTGDTTALYSIDAGTDTLVMHTSATGPGTTMGNFSVLNTVGNLNEDAISGATGFDIVGANEAYISINSGTTTTLYSINLTTGATTQTAKFTGSLKTFAVSLPARPAAPVPLSK; this is encoded by the coding sequence ATGACCAACACACTGACCCGCTTTGCCCTGCTCGCCGCCGTTTCTACCGTTGCCCTCGCCTCGTGCAATATGACGCCTGTGCCCGAAGCCCCCACCGGGCGCGTAGCCTACGGCCTTGACGCCACCGGAAACTTGGCAACCTTCGGCCTCAGCAACGCGGGCGCGAGTTACAGCACCCGCGCCGTGACCGGGCTGAGCGCGGGCGAAACGTTGGTGGACTTGGACTTCTGGAATGTGGACAACGCCTTGTATGGTCTGTCGAGCAACGGCACGCTGTACAAGATCGACCCGGCCACAGGCGCGCTCACCAAGGATTATGTCGGCCCGACGCTGGGTACCCCCACAGCGATGGACTTCAACCCCGTTGCCCGCCGCCTGCGCGTCTTTAACAGCACCGACGACAACTTCCGGACGACGCCGCTCGGAAGCTCTGCCGCCGCCGGAACCACTGCTGACGGCAAGTTGGTCTACGGCCCCACTGACGTGAAGACCGGATCCAACCCCGCGCTGACTGCCGCCGCCTACACGAACACGTTTGCCAGTGCGCCTGTGACGGGCGACACGACGGCCCTGTATTCCATCGACGCGGGCACCGACACGCTCGTCATGCATACGTCGGCCACAGGGCCGGGAACCACGATGGGCAACTTTAGCGTGCTGAACACGGTGGGCAACCTCAACGAGGACGCCATCAGCGGCGCGACGGGCTTTGATATCGTGGGCGCGAACGAGGCCTACATCAGCATCAATAGCGGCACCACCACCACGCTGTATTCCATCAATCTGACGACTGGAGCCACCACCCAGACGGCCAAATTCACGGGCAGCCTGAAGACGTTCGCGGTCAGCCTCCCGGCCAGACCCGCCGCCCCAGTCCCACTTTCCAAGTAA